A region of the Carettochelys insculpta isolate YL-2023 chromosome 11, ASM3395843v1, whole genome shotgun sequence genome:
gtgttggtgagtgggggggTGCCTGTGGGTGCGGGTGGTGCCAGCGTGTtggtgagtgtggaggggtgtCCGTGGGTTTGTGGGGGGTGTCAGCGTGTcggagagtggggaggggtgtccgtgGGGGGTGTCGGTGAGTGGGGGCGTGCCCGTGGGTGCATGGGGGTGTCAGTGTGTCGGTGAATGGAGGGGTGcccatgggtgcggggggggtgtcAGCGTGTcggagagtggggaggggtgtccgtgGAGGTGTCGGTGAGTGGGGGGGTGCccgtgggtgcgggggggggtgtcagcaTGTCGGTGAATGGGGGTTGCctgtgggtgcgggggggggtgccAGCGTGTCAGTGAGTTGGGGGGGTGCccgtgggtgcgggggggtgtcAGCATGTCGGTGAATGGAGGGGTGCccgtgggtgtggggggggtgagcGTGTcggagagtggggaggggtgtccgtgGGGGTGTCAGTGAATGGGGGGGTGCCCGTGGGTGCGGGGGGTGCCAGCGTGTCAGTGAATGGAGGGGTGCccgtgggtgcgggggggtgtcAGCGTGTCGGTGAATGGGGGGGTGCCCGTGGGTGCAGGGGGTGCCAGCGTGTCGGTGAATGGGGGGGTGCCCATGGGTGCGGGGGGTGCCAGCGTGTCGGTGAATGGGGGGGGTGCccgtgggtgcaggggggtgtgAGTGTGTcggagagtggggaggggtgtctgtgggggtgtCAGTGAATGGAGGGGTGCCCGTGGGTGCGGGGTGTGTGTGAACATGTcggagagtggggaggggtgtccattggGGTGTCGGTGAATGGGGGGGTGCccgtgggtgtggggggggtgtcagcaTGTTGGTGAATGGAGGGGTGCccgtgggtgcgggggggtgtcAGCGTGTCGGTGAATGGGGGGGTGCccgtgggtgtggggggggtgtgagtGTGTCGGAGAGTAGGGAGGGGTGTCCGTGGGGTTGTCGGTGAATGGGGGGGTGCccgtgggtgcggggggggtgtcAGCGTGTCAGTGAGTTGGGGGGGTGCccgtgggtgtgggggggtgtgagcGTGTcggagagtggggaggggtgtccgtggggggtgttggtgagtgggggggtgcccgtgggtgcgggggggggtgccAGCATGTCAGTGAATTGGGGGGGTGCCCGTGGGTGCGGGGGGTGCCAGCGTGTCGGTGAGTGGGGGGGTGCccgtgggtgcgggggggtgcCAGCGTGTCAGTGAGTTGGGGGGGTGCccgtgggtgcgggggggtgtgAGCTTGTcggagagtggggaggggtgtccgtggggggtgttggtgagtggggggggtgcccgtgggtgcggggggggtgccAGCGTGTCAGTGAGTTGGGGGGGTGCCCGTGGGTGCGGGGGGTGCCAGCGTGTCGGTGAGTTGGGGGGTGCCCGTGGGTGCGGGGGGTGCCAGTGTGTCGGTGAGTTGGGGGGGTGCccgtgggtgcgggggggtgcCAGCGTTTCAGTGAGTTGGGGGGGTGCccgtgggtgcgggggggtgtgAGCTTGTcggagagtggggaggggtgtccgtggggggtgttggtgagtggggggggtgcccgtgggtgcgggggggtgcCAGCGTGTCAGTGAGTTGGGGGGGTGCCCGTGGGTGCGGGGGGTGCCAGCGTGTCGGTGAGTGGGGGGTGCccgtgggtgcgggggggtgcCAGCGTGTCGGTGAGTGGGGGGGTGCCCGTGGGTGCGGGGGGTGCCAGTGTGTCGGtgagttggggggggtgcccgtgggtgcgggggggtgcCAGCGTGTCAGTGAGTTGGGGGGGTGCCCGTGGGTGCGGGGGGTGCCAGCGTGTCGGTGAGTTGGGGGGGTGCccgtgggtgcgggggggtgcCAGCGTGTCAGTGAGTTGGGGGGGTGCCCGTGGGTGCGGGGGGTGCCAGCGTGTCGGTGAGTGGGGGGGTGCCTGTACCTACACAAAATAAATTAACGGGGACTCTCGTCTACGTGGATGAGCAGCAAATCAGGTCCTAGGGCTGGGAGCTCTCGACATGGGCTCTGTGGGGGACCCCAGCTCCCCGTCCCTCTCCGCCAGGGCTCACAGGGGGGCACTGGACTCTCCCGCTCCTGGGCCGGTCTGAGATGTGTTGAGGCCCAGTGCACAGCGCCCCTTGCCCACAGTTCACCCACCCAccgccctcctcccaccccccaggcaaATGGGGCCATGAGAGGCTGTCCAGCCCTGGGCGCCAGCCAGGCAAAACAACTGAGGCCCCGGGCAGGacagcccccaccttgccccgTTTCATTTCCGCTCGCCCCgagccgcagccctgccccccgcttCCCAGGTGGCAGCACTCGGTCCCTGGCCGCGGCGTCCGAGGGCTTGAGTGGCTCTGCCCGTGCCCGGAGCGACTCCTTCtcacagctggccccagctgaggtAGGGAAGTAgctgtcccattttacagatggggaaactgaggcaagctCCCCTGGCCCGGAATAGAGCCTTCTCCCACGCTGCACCACTAGGCCTGTGTCCATCTAGTGCGGCTCCCCAGCTGCGTCCGTTGGCTGTGAagggctgcggctggggctgggcaaCCCCGGCACCTGAGCAGGGCCACGGGTGCATCCCTGGCTGAGCAgcgggagggccaggctgctgcacagagcctgcagcagagcagggagcttggCCCAGCAGTCCTgtctggcgggggcagggcagggtgggacgGGGTGGggagcctcctgctgccccctagTGGCTGCCCCCGCTCCTGATGCCGCCTCTCACCCAGTCGCTGATGATGAAGCTCAGACTCATGAGCATGAAGAGCAAACCCAGGCCTGCGAAGCCGGCGGCCTgaagggaggagatggggaggagcCGTCGGCCGGGGGGTCGGCccattgcccctgcccccagccgcccGTAGGCCtctgccacccacccctgctggcCTCGgccacccgcccccacccacctgtgGGCCTCGgccacacaccgcccccccccgcccacctgtgggcctcggccacccacccccgccagcctcagccacccccccgcccctgcccaccTGTGGGCCTCGGCCACCCACCCCCTCCGGCCTcggcccccactccccccacccccgcccacctGTTGGCTTCAgccacctgcccccgcccctgcccaagACCTGGCCCCTGCAGACCCGCTGCCCAGCACTTACCAGGAGCTTGGGGAGGGACCGGGGGGGCTCCTTGTCCTGGGGCACAATGCGGATGTAGAAGATGGCTGGGAAGATGAAGATGAGGCAGGGGGCCGACGTGGcacctgggcagagcaggagcgAATGAGGGCAGGGGAACCAGGCAGgcaccaggggatgggggagctgggtggTTTGTTTCCCTCCATCCAGTCGTTCACCTGCGCCCGCCTGTGCCCCTGGCCTCCCGCCGTTGGCGCGCCCTACAAACCCTTCGGGTATGACCAGGCCTCgggcctggcactgcccctgTCGGCGAGCAGCAGCTCCCTCGCTGGCTCGCGGACCAGGGGCCTCTCTAGTTCACTGGCTGATAACGGTACCCCCGTCTCGGTTGGCCCCACAtcctgtgctggggtgggggtgggcgtgAGGTGCCTAAGGAACGCTGGTGATGCCCTGAGTCTGTGTGTGCTACTCACGGCTGTGGGTAAACATGCAGGTTTTGGCTCTGTGGCTGTGTTAGAAATGTGTCAGTGCCGCGTCTCAggaggtgtgagctcagccccagccaggacaatgggcTGAACAATGCAGGGGCGGGGGCCAGGTGCTCACACACCGAAcccacatcccagctgctgggacctgtcaatgggatgcagcccTCTGGTCAGGGGACCTGGGCTGAAACCAAGGACCGGGCCCAGTTCAGAAACTGGAGACTGTCGCCTGGGATTCACCCAATGGCAACtggccacaacagcccacctgggtcGGGTGGGGGCGGCCCCTCAAGGGCCTCTGGGAAGAacaaagggctttgtccctggacACAAGGGACAACGAAGAGGAGAACAATAGCGCGGACTTAGCAGTGTCTgtcttggatcctttgtcttggGGTcgccaagggtccatgtcccagcagggGGACCCCAGCGGCTGGAACTACAACGCTCCAGTGACTGAATCTATGTACCCTGACACGAACCTTCAGAGACCCTCCAGAGTCAGCAGGTAACACCACCGGCTGCACCAGTAGCTATGACTGACGCGGGGAAGTGTTGCTCTAACCactcttctctctaaccctgctcTTTCTTTTGTGTTAATAACCCCGCAGATATCGGATCTAAAGAACTGGTGAGCGTTGTGTGGGTAAGagccaagtgtatattgaccgggggctggggctgggccctttggggtctggaagaatctgcagtgctgggtgaaacaggcttaaggtTGTcgggctgggctggtagagcagctgggaagtctgtgggtttgttcgtgtggctcctggctggccagtggggctggcagaggtgtggtggttgctggttggatttgcctcagtgagaaggaaatcccagcctgggctgtgaggggcctgGATTTAGCAAAGGtccctggactgatttctctggctgtgcccagaaacccgtgtgatggagtggggatacctgtgtgtatgtgtgtggctcacagagggtgtggggctcctgctgagggtaaccttgatgagcaggtaacacctttgtactgcagacaaaggaggaggtggagcctgaggggtttgaattggaactgggagttgggaagcagttagtctgggctgagggagagcgagacaaaggagggggcaaggccccagctctgggggcccctcggggcctcctctcctcaacttggatgggactggctgtctctgccggctgcactgactcctctgtccgacgctgtgtcctgtcggctaataaacctgctgttctcctgctgagtgagagactctcctgcctgcggacagggtgcagagcttgggggaccccagaaccccatcacactgaaggaaatcccagcctgggctgtgaggggcctgGATTTAGCAAAGGtccctggactgatttctctggctgtgcccagaaacccgtCCTAGCACAGGGGCGTTGTCTGTTTGCAGCCACCGGGCCTggtcagctgggctggggctggtgacccACAGTGGTCTAAAGCCGAGTGCTGGTTAAAGTGCAGCTGCAGCGAGCCAGCCACGGCATCAGGGCCTGAGTGACGAAGCCCTGAGGTGAGCGACAGATGGCGTGAGGCTAAGCCCGGAGCAGAGAGATTTACCAATGCAAAGGCACCAGCAGATGGCACTGAGCCCTCAGCTAAGGCTGAGCCCTACgctggagtgggaaaggccaagGACTGGAGGGGCAGATAAAAATCGTGGCGCTTCCTACAGCAGAGGCCGAAACGACAGCCCGAGAGGAGGGCCAAGCCAGCACGCGAGAGGCCGAGCTGGCACGAGAGGCTCACGCCCACTCGATGGAGGCGGTGGAGGCTCctgtggggctgcagaaggggagcTCCCAGGGAAGAGGACTCCCCGGAGCGCACTGCGGGCGATGGGAGCGAGGGGAAGGAGGCTGTCCGTAGGCGCCCGCCCCTGCTTGGGAGACGTTCGTCTCAGTTCCTGAGGGCCAGGACCGGCCTGAGCTTGAAGCCACTGGTTGAGCGCTGGAAGGGGCCGGAGCAGGCCCTGGGGTGACCAGGTGACTGGGTGTGACCAGCACTGGGCAGGGGGCTCTCGTGAGCAAGTTGATGGGCCCCAGCCTCGCAAGGCGACGACACGGCTGAGTGCGGAGCAGGGCAGCGGTGCAGTCAGTCCTGCTCACAGGCAGGAGTGGGCAAGCCGTGTCCCAGCTCCAGGCACCCGCCGTCCAGGTGCTCTGCTGTcggcctgcactccggaccaagCAGGGACAGGAGTTGCGGGGGCGGGCAGAGCAAAGGGGCTCTGGGCCAGAGGGGGTTAGAAGGAAATGACTTCAGGTGGACGCTTTGTCCCCAGCTCACAGAGCAGCTTCCGGGAAGCAGCGTGAGCGCTGTGAAAATGCAGATTTCCAGACTGCTCGGACGAGCAGACTCTGCAGCTACAGCCATGGTTAGAAGTGGGGGTGCCCCAGGCAGCAAGGACATTCAGAGTTCTACCCCACAGGGCAAGGGGCGGGGGTAGAGCTAGATGGTGCAAAGAAAAGCCTGGGCCATTTAGCCCAAAAGGCCAGCtgctcaaggatgttgcacaaaggctGTGTTCTAGCAAGGGGCAATGGGGATGTACAGCTGCCGTGGGAATGTTCTTGCTGCTGGTGGTTGCTGTTGCAGCGGACGTGTTGCTGTTACCAAAAGCTGTAAACTTGGACCACATGTATGATGTCTGGAAGGAGCCATGTGCCGTGTTAACGTTAATGTAGAGCGTGACATGTATGCAAAAGGTCTTTGTCATTCTGGACTGTTGCTGTTGTTGCCTGTAACTAGACGTGTAACTTCGCACAAGAGGAGAACCGTACCACACCGACCATGTGGCGTGGAAAGGGAAACGGAGGCGCACAGCTAGTTTGCTGGCATGGCCAGGAAACAAGGACCGCTCACTGTGGGAGATGTTTGTAGGTCCATTTACTGGGGCGTGACtgaattccaaacctctgccagAGCCTGCAGGGATACATTCCCTCTTTTGTGCAGCTCAGGGCACGAGCAGCCGGGGTGCGTGGGGGCCATGCTGGGAAAGCAGATCCCATCCACCAGCCTTCTAACTGAGCACTGTCGTGAGGTGGGAGCAGGCTATGTGGAGCCTGTAACTGCATTGATGAAGCCTGCGATGGACACGCAAGGTTTTCACAAGCCATTCACATGGAACTTGGGTACTTCCCATACTGGGTGGGGAGCACAGTGACCCAGAGCCAAGCATGGGAAGGTCCCTGGGATGCATTCAGTGACGTTACTGGCAGCCCTTCCTGCATGGCTCCGGAATCCATTGTGTGTGTTCACTGTATCTATTGGCACAGAAtattgtgctctgtgtgtgtgtgtgagtgtgagtgtgagtgtgagtgtgagagagagaggtgcctAAGGAACGCTGGCGATGCCCTGAGTCTGTGTGTGCTACTCACGGCTGTGGGTAAACTTGCAGGTTTTGGCTCTGTGGCTGTGTTAGAAATGTGTCAGTGCCGCGTCTCAggaggtgtgagctcagccccagccaggacaatgggcTGAACAATGCAGGGGCGGGGGCCAGGTGCTCACACACCGAAcccacatcccagctgctgggacctgtcaatgggatgcagcccTCTGGTCAGGGGACCTGGGCTGAAACCAAGGACCGGGCCCAGTTCAGAAACTGGAGACTGTCACCTGCGATTCATCCAATGGCAACtggccacaacagcccacctgggtcGGGTGGGGGCGGCCCCTCAAGGGCCTCTGGGAAGAacaaagggctttgtccctggacACAAGGGACAAGGAAGAGGAGAACAATAGTGCGGACTTAGCAGTGTCTGTCTTGGACCCTTTGTCTTGGGGTcgccaagggtccatgtcccagcagggGGACCCCAGCGGCTGGAACTACAACGCTCCAGTGACTGAATCTATGTACCCTGACACGAACCTTCAGAGACCCTCCAGAGTCAGCAGGTAACACCACCGGCTGCACCAGTAGCTATGACTGACGCGGGGAAGTGTTGCTCTAACCactcttctctctaaccctgctcTTTCTTTTGTGTTAATAACCCCGTAGATATCGGATCTAAAGAACTGGTGAGCGTTGTGTGGGTAAGagccaagtgtatattgaccgaggtctggggctgggccctttggggtctggaagaatctgcagtgctgggtgaaacaggcttaaggttgccgggctgggctggtagagcagctgggaagtctgtgggtttgttcgtgtggctcctggctggccagtggggctggcagaggtgtggtggttgctggttggatttgcctcagtgagaaggaaatcccagcctggggctgtcagCAGCCTGGATTTAAGGAAAGGTCCCTGGACTGATTTGTCTGGCTGTGCCCAGAACGCCATCCTAGcacagggctctctctctctttctctctctctctctctctgcagaaagCGGCTGTAGAGAACAAGATGGGTTATCTGAGGTCTCGGTCCCCtttggggctgtgctcctgggagcTGTCGAGGTCCTCGCAGCTGGGCCCTCTCCGAGCTGAGCTGTGCTCTCTGTGGGAGTTCTCACCCCAACCCTGGGccttggctggggcagagcagagcttctggcccagcagtggggggcgctggggagccccaggggaggCAGGTGGCTCAGTGGCATGAGAAGCACACTGGGGGGGCGGTCTCAAGGGACCCCTCTGATCCAACCCGTCAcacttccctctcctcccttgACGAGAGTCCTTGCAGAGGGGGGACcagcctaccccatgcccagcccagcccctccaggtCGGTGCCAGGACGCAGCGGCACATCAGGAATGGAGAGAAAGCCAAGGTGCAAACGCAGGGGAGCGGCTCTGGGTGCTGCGGCTGCGCCGAgagcccagggccagggggagcagccGAGGGAGGCGGTGCCTTTGGCCTCTCTGGGCCACTCGTGAGATGAGCTGTGGGAGCTGGCAGGCAGTGTGTGCTGGACTCACCGATCAGGCCGAAGATGCCCAGGATGGAGGGGGCGAAGATGACCAGCAGGTTGATGGTGGTCAGCAGCACCACGGCGATGGCCGTGTGACGGAGCCAGCTGAACTCCTTGCCTTGGAACAGCATCTGCTGGATGGCTCGGCGCACCTGTGGGAGAGGGGGTCAGAGGCACGCGCAGCCCAGGCTCCCACAGCTCCTGAACGCAGCCTGTCCGGGCCACTCGCCCGACACCCACTGCAGGCGGGTACGGTATGTGCCCATCACCCTGGCCCCTGGGCTGCTCACTTCACACCCACTGCAGCCGGATACGGCACGCGCCCATCACCCTGGCCTCTGGGCTGCTCACCTCACACCCGCTGCAGCTGGGTACAGCACGTGCCCAtcaccctggctgctgggctgctcacCTCACACCCGCTGCAGCCGGATACGGCACGCGCCCATCACCCTGGCCCCTGGGCTGCTCACCTCATACCCGCTGTAGCGGATACAGCACGCGCCCAtcaccctggctgctgggctgctcacCTCACACCCGCTGCAGCGCATACAGCACGCGCCCATCACCCTGGCCTCTGGGCTGCTCACCCCATACCCGCTGCAGCAGATACAACATGTGACCATCACCCTGGCCTCTGGGCTGCTCACTCCACACCACTGCAGCTGGGTACGGCACGCGCCCATCACCCTGGCTACTGGGCTGCTCACCTCACACCCGCTGCAGCAGATACAGCACGTGCCCATCACCCTAGCCTCTGGGCTGCTCACTCCACACCCACTGCAGCCGGGTACGGCACGCGCCCATCACCCTGGCCTCTGGGCTGCTCACCTCACACCCGCTGCAGCTGGGTACAGCACGCGCCCATCACCCTGGCCTCTGGGCTGCTCACCTCACACCCGCTGCAGCCGGGTACGGCACGCGCCCATCACCCTGGCCTCTGGGCTGCTCACCTCACACCCGCTGCAGCTGGGTACAGCACGTGCCCATCACCCTGGCCTCTGGGCTTCTCACCCCACACCCACCAGGGCTGTCACCTGTACAGTCAAACCCCAACTCACGCACAGGTtttgttcctgggcaaccacaggTCAGTCAAATTTCGTGTAAGTTgggatgggagtgggagggggtgagggagggaaaggcaaagagctagcctgggggcagggcgccCTGCCACTTCGGGCCCCCCAGGCTGGGGTTGCGTGGGGCAGAGCGGCTCCGCAGCTGTAGCAAAGATGCCGgtagctctgtgcatgtgccGGCTAGCGTGGCAGAGCTGCTCGCcgcgctcaccctgctgcctgggtcccagctcccagctgctgcgccTGGCGCTGGGCCCCCAGCGCCCCTGGGAggcgggagccaggcacagccaggaccagAGCGGTGAGGGCAGCACCACCGTGCCggccggggggcagagcccagcaaaGGGGTGCAGCAGCTAGGAAGTAACTTGATTTCAACTCGCTTTATTCCAAGAAACGCGCAGGGCGAGGTCGGGGTCTGCACTATGGTGCCCGTCACCCCGGCCTCTAGGCCCCACGCccggccctggccagccccttctGGCAGCTGGTGTGTGTGAGACCATTGCCGCGTGCTCCTGTGCCCCTCCCGTGCCCACTGCTGCCAGCGCACGGCCAGGCTTAGCCGGAGAAACCAGTAGCCCTGCCCGTCCCCACAGGCAAAGCCACCCAGCCGGGGCCGGAGGAGGTTGTGCACGGGCCCAGGACCACGGCGCCCgtgcctggcagggaggggcgcCTGCTGGCCACGCTGCGGCTGGCGGGGGCCTGACCTACCGGGAAGAGGACGATGGGGACGGTCAGCGTCACAGCGGTGAGCACAGCCACGCGCACGCACAGGATCAGCACGTCGAAGGGGTCCACGTAGCTGTAGGTGTGCAGCAGCTCCGACTCCACCTGGCCTGTGGGCGCAGCCTGCGTCAGGCCAGCTCCCCGCGCCCCCAGCACCCGCACGGGGACCGGTCGCCGGGCTCTGCCACGGCCCGTGCGGCGCTGGGACCTCGCTGGGCCGGCAGGAGAGGGCAGCGGAGCCCGGCACAGCCCTGGCAGCGTCCCTGCGGGGCAGGCGCGGACACGGCCGGAGGGCACCCACCGTAGAACGTGAGGTAGCCGAAGAGGGCAGCCAGGAAGTACATGGTGTACATGACAGCGATGGAGATGTTGGCAATGCTCTGCATCTTCTTCttggaggggctgtgggacgcGCCCGGCAGGGTTAGACTGGCAGCCGCTGCCCTCCCCGtgggcctgccccagccaggagccaggccctcGCTAGCCAGCCCAGGCACAGCACACGGGAGGGGCTGTGGCTCTCAGCTGCACGGCTCGCCAGTGCCAGGAGCGCCCCGGTTGTGGGGacggggggggcagcaggagcagcttccACCTCTGCTCCCGTGTCGGAGGGGCAggtgagccagccagccctggcctgggtaCGGCGTGAGCTGCAGTGCTCGCACAGGTGGGCCCTGCACTCTGCACCGGGGGCTGCATGTGGGCCCCAGAATGGCTGGGCGCCCGGTGCCCCGGGCAGAGAGCAGCTCGCCCTGGGCAGGCGCCAGAACccgctggagcccagggcagcgCAGGCCgtgtgctgctgtgggacccacagctggcccagcctcGAGGGGAGGAGccccctgggctgtggggtgtACACCTGGGTTCGGGCGCTGAGTGACACTGGCTCAGGCCCCTCtagggagcagtggggcagggtcctgGGGCTGCACCCCCCAGGCCCCCAGGACTCACTCCTTCAGCTCCGTGTAGATGGGCAGCACCTCCGGGTGGCACACGAAGGCGAAGGCCATGATGGGGATCGTGTAGGCTGTCTGTGGGAGACACTGGcgtcagtggggcagggagaactACCCAGGGCACCCGTCCGGCCAGGGCCGCAGCTGGGGATGGCCCAGGCGAGGCagagaggggagggagtggggtgttactggatttttacacAAAGTATAACGCCATTCCCGGGATCacggccctggggctgcagcaatcCCTGTGCCGGGGGCCAGGCGAGGGCCGTAACGGAAGCTGGGAACGCCCGGCACGTGTCCGCCTGTGCCAGGCTTGCATGGAAGTTACAGACATCGGCTCTAGCGCTGCCTTAGGAACGTTCCGCGCTGGGGGTTCCCAGTGCAGCTGTGGTCACCTCCCCAGCCGGGCGACGCGGGCTGAGCAAAGCGGCAGAGACCGGGGCCCAGACGTCAATCCCAcgtcttgggggaaggggtggagaggtGCTGGGAACCCAGTGGCCAACGGCAGAGTGCCAGGACAGCCCACCCGAGCCGGGGACCGACCCTCCGCTGCCTGCGGGAAGGAGAGAGGGGTtttcctgccccagggccagtctATAAAGACGTCCCTGGCCGTGACCGTCTCGCTCTTCCCTCCGCATGAACGACGCCTGCGCGGACGGGGCCTGGCCCTCGGGGGACGTGTTTTCAGAGCCGCTTGTACCAGTGCGTGTCCTGCATCGGCGGCTGTAACTGGGGTGTGTCGGGTACCACTTCGGCAAGGGTTCGCTCCCACCCCGGTCTGTCTTTCTTTGGTACCAGCCCTTGAGAGCTCAGGTCTGAAGGACGGGCCCAGCGCGCTGGTTTGGGTAAGACCCAAGTACACACTGACCGGGGCTGTGGCcggtccctttgggggctggcagAATCTGGGTGCAGCTGGTGAAATAGGTTCTAACACCCCCTCCTCtgagcaggtgggtggctggtttgggcattcggagcagctgggaagtctggggttTTGCTTGTGGGGCGCTGgccggccagtggggctggcagaggtgcggtGGTGGCTGGGGGATTTGCCTTg
Encoded here:
- the SLC38A3 gene encoding sodium-coupled neutral amino acid transporter 3 isoform X2, whose amino-acid sequence is MSVFNLSNAIMGSGILGLAYAMANTGILLFLFLLTMVALLSSYSIHLLLKSSGIVGIRAYEQLGYRAFGTPGKLAAAIAITLQNIGAMSSYLYIVKSEVPLVIQTFLNLEEKSTSWYLNGNYLVILISVTVILPLTLMKQLGYLGYASGFSLSCMVFFLISVTYKSFQIPCPLPGQDGNATGNLSLSQIQASSPALQLPAAEDACSASLFTLNSQTAYTIPIMAFAFVCHPEVLPIYTELKDPSKKKMQSIANISIAVMYTMYFLAALFGYLTFYGQVESELLHTYSYVDPFDVLILCVRVAVLTAVTLTVPIVLFPVRRAIQQMLFQGKEFSWLRHTAIAVVLLTTINLLVIFAPSILGIFGLIGATSAPCLIFIFPAIFYIRIVPQDKEPPRSLPKLLAAGFAGLGLLFMLMSLSFIISDWVRGGIRSGGSH